A genomic segment from Corylus avellana chromosome ca5, CavTom2PMs-1.0 encodes:
- the LOC132182361 gene encoding uncharacterized protein LOC132182361, with protein sequence MICDKVSMESNLECFLQCTTPVVQSQFLPKTEIRNLNRLWHPWEREKVEYFTLGDLWNRYDEWSAYGAGVPIALNNGETLVQYYVPYLSGIQIFTSSSSANGLREENESGDYETRDSFSDSCSDESESEKQLGWDGCSSEDGGSEQDNLWHLSDRLGSRNFQYFERSTPYARVPLMDKINGLAQRYPGLMSLRSVDLSPASWMAVAWYPIYHIPMGRTIKDLSTCFLTYHTLSSSFQDMDLEDDLGCAERKRKEGDGISLPPFGLATYKMQGNVWVSGNCGRDQERLVSLLSVADSWLKQLRVQHQHHDFNYFTGIRRGG encoded by the exons atgatttgTGACAAAGTGTCAATGGAATCAAACCTTGAATGCTTCCTCCAATGCACAACCCCTGTGGTCCAATCGCAATTTCTTCCCAAG ACTGAGATTAGAAACCTTAATCGTCTATGGCATccatgggagagagaaaaagttgaatatttCACCTTGGGTGACCTTTGGAATCGTTATGATGAATGGAGTGCATACGGCGCTGGAGTTCCCATCGCCTTGAACAACGGCGAGACCTTAGTTCAGTACTATGTGCCTTATCTCTCTGGAATACAAATTTTCACAAGCAGTTCTTCTGCAAATGGTTTGAG GGAAGAGAATGAGTCCGGGGACTATGAAACGAGGGATTCCTTTAGTGATTCGTGCAGCGATGAGAGCGAGAGCGAAAAGCAATTGGGATGGGATGGATGTTCCTCAGAGGATGGAGGGTCTGAGCAAGACAATCTGTGGCATCTGAGTGATAGATTGGGGTCCCGTAATTTTCAGTACTTTGAGAGATCAACTCCTTATGCTAGAGTTCCTTTAATGGATAAG ATTAATGGATTAGCTCAAAGATACCCTGGATTGATGTCATTGAGGAGTGTGGATCTTTCTCCAGCTAGCTGGATGGCAGTTGCTtg GTATCCCATTTATCACATTCCCATGGGAAGAACCATAAAGGACTTGTCCACATGCTTCCTCACTTACCACACCCTTTCATCTTCATTCCAAG ATATGGACCTTGAAGATGATCTTGGGTGTGccgaaagaaagagaaaggaagggGATGGAatctctcttcccccatttgGTTTGGCTACTTACAAGATGCAAGGAAACGTGTGGGTCTCGGGCAATTGTGGCCGGGACCAGGAGCGGCTGGTGTCGCTTTTGAGCGTGGCGGATTCATGGCTAAAGCAACTAAGGGTCCAGCACCAGCACCATGACTTCAACTACTTCACGGGGATCAGACGTGGGGGTTGA